A DNA window from Cognatiyoonia koreensis contains the following coding sequences:
- the fmt gene encoding methionyl-tRNA formyltransferase codes for MRVVFMGTPDFSVPILDALVAAGHDICAVYSQPPRPAGRGKKDRASPVQARAEAMGLSVRHPSTLRSQDAQEAFEELNADVAVVVAYGLILPQSVLDAPTHGCLNIHASLLPRWRGAAPIHRAIMAGDDTAGVCIMQMDAGLDTGPVLLDESVKIGPEDTTGDLHDRLSGLGARLILEALAKIDDLTPRPQSADGVTYADKIDKSEARVDWTRPAEEVDRLIRGLSPFPGAWCMVGDERIKLLGSRLANGDGKAGDILHGFSIACGKGAIEITRAQRAGKKPMSADAFLKGLDLGDRLV; via the coding sequence ATGCGTGTTGTCTTTATGGGAACTCCAGACTTCTCGGTGCCGATCCTGGATGCGCTAGTCGCAGCGGGCCACGATATCTGTGCGGTCTATTCTCAACCACCAAGGCCGGCTGGGCGCGGGAAGAAGGATCGTGCATCGCCAGTACAGGCGCGCGCCGAAGCGATGGGGCTCTCGGTTCGTCACCCTTCAACGTTAAGGTCACAAGACGCACAGGAGGCATTTGAAGAACTGAATGCGGATGTTGCGGTGGTCGTCGCCTACGGGCTGATTCTGCCACAATCCGTGCTCGATGCACCAACGCACGGATGCCTGAATATACATGCATCGCTTTTGCCGCGCTGGCGCGGGGCTGCCCCGATCCATCGGGCGATCATGGCAGGAGACGACACAGCTGGTGTCTGCATCATGCAGATGGACGCAGGTCTGGATACCGGCCCAGTCCTTCTAGACGAATCTGTCAAAATCGGTCCGGAAGACACGACTGGCGATTTACATGATCGCCTGTCTGGTCTGGGCGCACGGCTGATCCTAGAGGCCCTTGCCAAAATCGACGATCTGACGCCCCGCCCCCAATCTGCCGACGGCGTCACTTATGCCGATAAAATTGACAAGTCAGAGGCGCGCGTTGATTGGACGCGTCCTGCCGAAGAAGTTGATCGGCTGATCCGTGGCCTTTCGCCGTTTCCCGGTGCGTGGTGCATGGTTGGTGACGAGCGGATCAAACTATTGGGCAGCAGGTTGGCGAATGGTGACGGCAAAGCCGGTGACATCTTGCATGGATTTAGCATCGCCTGTGGCAAAGGAGCCATTGAAATCACCCGCGCGCAGCGTGCCGGGAAAAAGCCAATGTCCGCAGACGCGTTTCTCAAGGGACTCGACTTGGGTGACCGTCTGGTGTGA
- the def gene encoding peptide deformylase has protein sequence MSRPFVMWPHKVLRTPAAEVTEITDEIRAIWEEMIDAMEAMPGVGLAAVQLGIPLRLAVVDASTKRGQAVRLANPSILHASVEPREHEEASPNLPGASAKIIRPRAVTVRFRNGEGVWDRREFVGLWATSVQHQIDHLNGKMYFDHLSRTKRAMLLKKAQKR, from the coding sequence CACAAGGTCTTGCGTACGCCGGCGGCGGAGGTGACGGAAATCACCGATGAGATCCGCGCGATCTGGGAGGAAATGATCGACGCAATGGAAGCAATGCCGGGTGTCGGACTTGCCGCTGTGCAGCTTGGCATTCCGCTACGCCTTGCCGTCGTCGATGCCAGCACAAAGCGAGGACAAGCCGTCCGACTGGCAAATCCGTCAATTCTTCATGCGAGTGTAGAGCCGCGCGAGCATGAAGAAGCCTCACCTAACCTGCCGGGTGCGAGCGCCAAGATTATCCGCCCCCGCGCGGTGACTGTACGTTTTAGAAATGGTGAAGGCGTCTGGGACAGACGGGAGTTTGTCGGTCTATGGGCGACCTCCGTTCAGCATCAGATCGACCATTTAAACGGAAAGATGTACTTTGATCATCTTTCTCGGACCAAGCGCGCGATGCTGCTGAAAAAAGCACAAAAGCGCTAG